A region of Streptomyces sp. WMMC500 DNA encodes the following proteins:
- the dapF gene encoding diaminopimelate epimerase has translation MSTAHLHFLKGHGTENDFVIVPDPAGLINLSPAAVARLCDRRAGIGADGLLRVVRSEAHPEGRRMAADAEWFMDYRNADGSIAEMCGNGVRVFARYLQHAGLAETGDLAVGTRAGVRRVHLAKDGDVTVGMGRAVLPAGPDAEVTVTVGERSWPARNVGMGNPHAVAFVADLADAGRLYEAPGVAPAAVYPQGVNVEFVVDRGPRQVAMRVHERGSGETRSCGTGACAVAVATARRDGVDPAVTGRPETYTVDVPGGRLVVTEHPDGEVEMTGPALIVAEGDTTADWL, from the coding sequence GTGAGCACCGCGCACCTGCACTTCCTCAAGGGACACGGCACCGAGAACGACTTCGTGATCGTCCCGGACCCGGCCGGTCTCATCAACCTGTCCCCCGCCGCGGTGGCGCGGCTCTGCGACCGCCGGGCGGGCATCGGCGCCGACGGCCTGCTGCGGGTCGTACGGTCGGAGGCACACCCGGAGGGGCGGCGGATGGCCGCCGACGCGGAGTGGTTCATGGACTACCGCAACGCGGACGGCAGCATCGCCGAGATGTGCGGGAACGGGGTGCGGGTCTTCGCCCGCTACCTGCAGCACGCCGGGCTCGCGGAGACCGGCGACCTGGCGGTCGGCACGCGCGCGGGGGTGCGGCGCGTGCACCTGGCGAAGGACGGCGACGTGACGGTCGGCATGGGCCGGGCCGTGCTCCCGGCCGGCCCGGACGCCGAGGTGACGGTCACGGTGGGCGAGCGGAGCTGGCCCGCGCGCAACGTGGGGATGGGCAACCCGCACGCGGTGGCGTTCGTCGCCGACCTCGCGGACGCGGGGCGGCTGTACGAGGCGCCCGGGGTCGCGCCGGCGGCGGTGTACCCCCAGGGGGTGAACGTGGAGTTCGTCGTGGACCGCGGCCCGCGGCAGGTGGCGATGCGGGTCCACGAGCGCGGCTCGGGCGAGACCCGCTCGTGCGGTACGGGCGCGTGCGCGGTGGCCGTCGCGACGGCCCGCCGCGACGGCGTGGACCCGGCGGTGACGGGCCGCCCGGAGACGTACACGGTGGACGTGCCGGGGGGCCGCCTCGTGGTGACCGAACACCCCGACGGCGAGGTGGAGATGACGGGCCCGGCCCTCATCGTCGCCGAAGGCGACACGACGGCCGACTGGCTGTAG
- a CDS encoding FAD-dependent monooxygenase, producing MDPVIIVGAGPVGLALSLALARHAVPTVLLDDRPAGDADQDGRPAGPRPARTAVLRPPAAAFLDRLGAAGAREHGARLTGWRVLRGGRTQVRVEFGEAPGPAPLHVAQSALTSTLAGLADNSHHVEVFRGSRLTELTQEPYGVNVRTRAGTWWRGSWLVGCDGARSTVRKLLEVPYAGRTAVERHAVAAVRADLPWPGEGVLYRGTARSGPGAECVARPLGDDRWRLDWLLPPGGGVVTPEALVARLEATLRAWTGTRHPSYELLDTGVHTVHHRLARRWRRGRVLLAGDAAHLVGSLGTQQLDEGLADAENLAWKLGRVWHQAGRDDSGDDLVDTYVTERRGAISARLRAADQVRPLLRRAGGLRAAVRGRSAAELLTDGHLGRGRIGGPPVYDTAPTGLAGAVEVGTAPGARVDDVQVIAPDGWTGRLSERLGGDPLVVLIAPGTGVWDRSRWLQAGLMPKLTRLVGELPVRARLLVAEAYPGAAAHTVLYIRPDGHLMAALAGVREESMRLCANRMLGRADDADE from the coding sequence GTGGACCCGGTGATCATCGTCGGGGCGGGCCCTGTGGGGCTCGCCCTGTCGTTGGCTCTGGCCCGGCACGCGGTCCCCACGGTCCTCCTCGACGACCGGCCCGCGGGCGACGCCGACCAGGACGGCAGGCCCGCGGGTCCGCGCCCGGCCCGTACCGCCGTGCTGCGCCCGCCCGCCGCCGCGTTCCTCGACCGCCTCGGCGCCGCCGGCGCCCGCGAGCACGGCGCCCGGCTCACCGGCTGGCGCGTGCTGCGCGGCGGCCGGACGCAGGTGCGGGTCGAGTTCGGCGAGGCCCCGGGCCCCGCCCCGCTGCACGTCGCGCAGTCCGCTCTGACCAGCACGCTTGCGGGGCTGGCCGACAACTCCCACCACGTGGAGGTCTTCCGCGGCAGCCGGCTGACGGAGCTGACGCAGGAGCCGTACGGCGTCAACGTCCGCACCCGGGCCGGGACCTGGTGGCGCGGCAGTTGGCTCGTCGGCTGCGACGGCGCCCGGTCGACCGTGCGCAAGCTGCTGGAGGTGCCCTACGCCGGCCGTACGGCCGTCGAGCGGCACGCGGTCGCCGCCGTACGCGCCGACCTGCCGTGGCCCGGTGAGGGCGTCCTGTACCGCGGCACCGCGCGCAGCGGGCCCGGCGCCGAGTGCGTCGCCCGCCCGCTCGGCGACGACCGGTGGCGGCTGGACTGGCTGCTCCCGCCGGGCGGCGGCGTCGTCACCCCCGAGGCCCTCGTCGCGCGGCTGGAGGCCACCCTGCGGGCCTGGACGGGCACCCGTCACCCGTCGTACGAACTCCTCGACACCGGCGTGCACACCGTGCACCACCGGCTCGCCCGCCGCTGGCGCCGCGGCCGCGTGCTGCTCGCCGGCGACGCCGCCCACCTCGTGGGCTCCCTCGGCACCCAGCAGCTCGACGAGGGCCTCGCCGACGCCGAGAACCTCGCCTGGAAGCTCGGCCGCGTCTGGCACCAGGCCGGCCGCGACGACTCCGGCGACGACCTCGTCGACACCTACGTCACCGAGCGCCGCGGCGCGATCAGCGCGCGGCTGCGCGCCGCCGACCAGGTCCGCCCGCTGCTGCGGCGGGCGGGGGGCCTGCGGGCGGCGGTGCGCGGCAGGTCGGCGGCGGAGCTGCTCACGGACGGGCACCTGGGCCGCGGCCGGATAGGCGGCCCGCCGGTGTACGACACGGCGCCGACGGGGCTGGCCGGGGCGGTGGAGGTGGGCACGGCCCCCGGCGCCCGGGTCGACGACGTCCAGGTGATCGCGCCGGACGGCTGGACGGGCCGGCTCTCCGAGCGGCTGGGGGGCGACCCGCTGGTGGTGCTGATCGCCCCGGGCACCGGCGTCTGGGACCGCAGCCGCTGGCTGCAGGCGGGCCTGATGCCGAAGCTCACGCGGCTGGTGGGCGAACTCCCCGTCCGCGCCAGGCTGCTGGTCGCGGAGGCGTATCCGGGCGCGGCGGCGCACACGGTGCTGTACATCCGCCCGGACGGCCACCTGATGGCGGCGCTGGCGGGGGTGCGCGAGGAGTCGATGCGGCTGTGCGCCAACCGGATGCTGGGGCGGGCGGACGACGCGGACGAGTAG
- a CDS encoding ABC transporter permease subunit (The N-terminal region of this protein, as described by TIGR01726, is a three transmembrane segment that identifies a subfamily of ABC transporter permease subunits, which specificities that include histidine, arginine, glutamine, glutamate, L-cystine (sic), the opines (in Agrobacterium) octopine and nopaline, etc.), with amino-acid sequence MSSVLYDAPGPRAKARNVVYSAVFLVVLALGVWWVLDKLNAKDQLEWRLWKPFFTDSQAWTTYLLPGLGETLKAAGLALLIALPLGALFGIARLSDHAWVRIPAGAVVEFFRAIPVLLLMLFANQFYAEYTDIGSEQRPLYAVVTGLVLYNAAVLAEIVRAGILSLPRGQSEAAKAIGLRKGQMMGSVLLPQAVTAMLPAIVSQLVVIVKDTALGGVMIGFSELLIERRTLASNYSNVFASFVVVAVIYVIVNFILTSLASWLERVVRRGKRTTGAVVGVAAVDDLSTGAAGGAPGVAGGGGTLVDGADGGGGGGDGGGT; translated from the coding sequence ATGAGCTCCGTTCTCTACGACGCCCCCGGCCCGCGGGCCAAGGCGCGCAACGTCGTCTACAGCGCGGTCTTCCTCGTCGTGCTGGCCCTCGGCGTGTGGTGGGTCCTCGACAAGCTGAACGCGAAGGACCAGCTCGAGTGGCGGCTGTGGAAGCCGTTCTTCACCGACTCCCAGGCGTGGACCACGTACCTGCTGCCGGGCCTGGGCGAGACGCTGAAGGCGGCCGGCCTCGCGCTGCTCATCGCGCTGCCGCTGGGGGCGCTGTTCGGCATCGCGCGGCTGTCGGACCACGCGTGGGTGCGGATCCCGGCGGGCGCGGTCGTGGAGTTCTTCCGCGCCATCCCCGTGCTGCTCCTGATGCTGTTCGCGAACCAGTTCTACGCGGAGTACACCGACATAGGCAGCGAGCAGCGCCCGCTGTACGCCGTCGTCACCGGGCTCGTGCTCTACAACGCCGCCGTGCTCGCCGAGATCGTCCGCGCCGGCATCCTCTCCCTGCCCCGCGGGCAGAGCGAGGCGGCCAAGGCCATCGGCCTGCGCAAGGGCCAGATGATGGGTTCCGTGCTGCTGCCCCAGGCCGTCACCGCGATGCTGCCGGCGATCGTCAGCCAGCTCGTCGTCATCGTGAAGGACACCGCGCTCGGCGGCGTGATGATCGGCTTCAGCGAACTGCTCATCGAGCGGCGCACGCTGGCGTCGAACTACTCCAACGTGTTCGCCAGCTTCGTCGTCGTCGCGGTGATCTACGTCATCGTGAACTTCATCCTCACGTCCCTCGCGAGCTGGCTGGAGCGCGTGGTCCGGCGCGGCAAGCGGACCACCGGCGCGGTGGTCGGGGTCGCGGCCGTGGACGACCTGAGCACCGGCGCGGCGGGCGGAGCGCCCGGCGTCGCGGGCGGTGGCGGCACCCTCGTGGACGGGGCGGACGGCGGCGGTGGCGGGGGAGACGGCGGCGGGACGTAG
- a CDS encoding amino acid ABC transporter permease: protein MDIISEYDSQILDSFWVTVKLTLLSGLFSLILGTILAGMRVSPVPLMRGFGAVYVNVIRNIPLTVIIVFCALGLSDIFGVTLGAGVDFDSKYFRLAVLGLSAYTAAFVCEALRSGINTVPVGQAEAARAIGLSFTQVLSLIVLPQAFRSVVGPLTNVLIALTKNTTVAAAIGVAEASLLMKEMIENEAQLLLISAIFALGFVVLTLPTGLVLGWVGKKVAVKR from the coding sequence TTGGACATCATTTCGGAATACGACTCACAGATCCTGGACTCGTTCTGGGTCACGGTGAAACTCACCCTGCTGTCGGGCCTGTTCTCCCTCATCCTGGGGACGATCCTGGCGGGCATGCGGGTCAGCCCCGTTCCGCTCATGCGGGGCTTCGGCGCGGTCTACGTGAACGTCATCCGGAACATCCCCCTGACGGTCATCATCGTCTTCTGCGCCCTCGGACTCTCCGACATCTTCGGCGTCACCCTGGGCGCCGGCGTCGACTTCGACTCCAAGTACTTCCGGCTGGCGGTGCTCGGACTGTCCGCGTACACCGCCGCGTTCGTCTGCGAGGCGCTGCGCTCGGGCATCAACACCGTGCCGGTCGGCCAGGCGGAGGCCGCCCGCGCCATCGGGCTGAGCTTCACCCAGGTCCTCTCCCTCATCGTGCTGCCCCAGGCGTTCCGCTCGGTCGTCGGCCCGCTCACCAACGTCCTCATCGCCCTCACCAAGAACACCACGGTGGCGGCCGCCATCGGGGTCGCCGAGGCGTCCCTGCTCATGAAGGAGATGATCGAGAACGAGGCGCAGCTCCTCCTCATCTCGGCGATCTTCGCCCTCGGCTTCGTCGTGCTGACCCTGCCGACCGGGCTCGTTCTCGGCTGGGTCGGCAAGAAGGTGGCGGTCAAGCGATGA
- a CDS encoding glutamate ABC transporter substrate-binding protein, which yields MNLRKVSAAAACALALSVTAAACGSDDDGGDSGDGGGKDSITIGIKFDQPGLGLKEPDGSYSGFDVDVATYVAKELGYSADQIEWKEAISADRETMLERGDVDFIAATYSITDEREAKVDFAGPYLLAHQDLLIRADDNITKGEDLNGKTLCSVTGSTSAQNVTDTIAPEAELAERPGYSECLDAVAGGSIDALTTDDSILAGYAAKEENKGKFKLAGLNLSNENYGIGVQKGDEKMKTDIDAALEKMVSDGSWEKFMDANLGPANYDFEPAPKIGDIKK from the coding sequence ATGAATCTCCGCAAGGTCAGCGCGGCCGCTGCCTGCGCACTCGCCCTCTCCGTCACCGCGGCCGCGTGCGGCTCCGACGACGACGGCGGTGACAGCGGTGACGGCGGCGGCAAGGACTCGATCACCATCGGCATCAAGTTCGACCAGCCCGGCCTCGGCCTGAAGGAGCCCGACGGCTCGTACTCGGGCTTCGACGTGGACGTCGCCACGTACGTGGCCAAGGAACTCGGCTACTCCGCGGACCAGATCGAGTGGAAGGAGGCGATCAGCGCCGACCGCGAGACCATGCTGGAGCGCGGCGACGTCGACTTCATCGCCGCCACCTACTCGATCACCGACGAGCGCGAGGCGAAGGTTGACTTCGCGGGCCCGTACCTGCTGGCCCACCAGGACCTGCTGATCCGCGCCGACGACAACATCACCAAGGGCGAGGACCTCAACGGCAAGACCCTCTGCTCGGTCACCGGCTCCACCTCGGCGCAGAACGTCACGGACACCATCGCGCCCGAGGCCGAGCTCGCCGAGCGCCCCGGCTACTCCGAGTGCCTCGACGCCGTCGCCGGCGGCTCGATCGACGCCCTGACCACCGACGACTCCATCCTCGCCGGCTACGCCGCGAAGGAGGAGAACAAGGGCAAGTTCAAGCTCGCCGGGCTGAACCTCAGCAACGAGAACTACGGCATCGGCGTCCAGAAGGGCGACGAGAAGATGAAGACCGACATCGACGCCGCCCTGGAGAAGATGGTCTCCGACGGCTCGTGGGAGAAGTTCATGGACGCCAACCTCGGCCCCGCGAACTACGACTTCGAGCCCGCGCCGAAGATCGGCGACATCAAGAAGTGA
- a CDS encoding amino acid ABC transporter ATP-binding protein: MTEVSMAKDAVPAAGEPLVVLDNVNKHFGALHVLQDIDLTIARGEVVVVIGPSGSGKSTLCRAINRLEPIDSGRITLDGKPLPAEGRELAKLRADVGMVFQSFNLFAHKTVLQNVTLGQVKVRKKDKAAAETSARALLDRVGVGNQADKYPAQLSGGQQQRVAIARALAMEPKVMLFDEPTSALDPEMINEVLEVMQQLARDGMTMVVVTHEMGFARSAANRVVFMSDGQIVEETTPDQFFTNPRSDRAKDFLSKILHH; this comes from the coding sequence ATGACCGAGGTTTCGATGGCCAAGGACGCCGTTCCGGCGGCGGGCGAACCGCTGGTCGTGCTGGACAACGTCAACAAGCATTTCGGTGCGCTGCACGTGCTCCAGGACATCGACCTGACGATCGCGCGCGGTGAGGTCGTCGTCGTCATCGGACCTTCCGGGTCCGGGAAGTCCACGCTCTGCCGTGCGATCAACCGGCTGGAGCCCATCGACTCCGGCCGCATCACCCTGGACGGCAAGCCGCTGCCCGCCGAGGGCCGTGAGCTGGCCAAGCTCCGCGCCGACGTGGGCATGGTCTTCCAGTCCTTCAACCTCTTCGCCCACAAGACCGTGCTGCAGAACGTGACCCTCGGGCAGGTCAAGGTCCGCAAGAAGGACAAGGCGGCCGCGGAGACCTCCGCCAGGGCCCTGCTCGACCGGGTGGGCGTCGGCAACCAGGCGGACAAGTACCCCGCGCAGCTCTCCGGCGGCCAGCAGCAGCGGGTGGCCATCGCCCGCGCGCTGGCGATGGAGCCCAAGGTGATGCTCTTCGACGAGCCCACCTCGGCCCTCGACCCCGAGATGATCAACGAGGTGCTGGAAGTCATGCAGCAACTCGCCCGGGACGGTATGACTATGGTCGTCGTCACGCACGAGATGGGCTTCGCCCGCTCGGCGGCGAACCGGGTGGTCTTCATGTCCGACGGCCAGATCGTGGAAGAGACGACGCCCGACCAGTTCTTCACCAACCCTCGCAGCGACCGGGCGAAGGACTTCCTGTCGAAGATCCTGCACCACTGA
- a CDS encoding response regulator transcription factor, with protein sequence MRLLLVEDDDHVATALSAVLARHGFEVGMAHSGQEALQELLHSELAPFDVVLLDLGLPDQDGFEVCGRIRKLTGTPVIMVTARSDVRSRIHGLNLGADDYVVKPYDMGELLARVHAVARRTAAAEPEPPAGTGGAGGAGAAGERADDPAAPLVVGPVTLEPHARRVSVGGAEVQLTRKEFDLLALLAARPGVVFRREQIISEVWRSSWEGTGRTLEVHIASLRSKLGLPALIETVRGVGYRLVPPPAG encoded by the coding sequence ATGAGGCTGCTGCTCGTCGAGGACGACGACCACGTGGCCACCGCGCTCTCCGCGGTGCTGGCCCGGCACGGCTTCGAGGTGGGCATGGCCCACAGCGGCCAGGAGGCGCTGCAGGAGCTGCTGCACAGCGAGCTGGCCCCGTTCGACGTGGTGCTGCTGGACCTGGGGCTGCCCGACCAGGACGGCTTCGAGGTGTGCGGACGGATCCGCAAGCTGACCGGCACGCCCGTGATCATGGTGACCGCGCGCTCCGACGTCCGGTCCCGCATCCATGGGCTCAACCTGGGCGCCGACGACTATGTCGTCAAGCCGTACGACATGGGCGAGCTGCTCGCGCGCGTACACGCCGTCGCCCGGCGCACCGCGGCGGCGGAGCCGGAGCCCCCCGCCGGCACGGGCGGCGCGGGCGGCGCGGGCGCGGCCGGGGAGCGGGCCGACGATCCCGCGGCGCCGCTGGTCGTGGGCCCCGTGACGCTGGAGCCCCACGCCCGCCGGGTCAGCGTCGGCGGCGCGGAGGTGCAGCTCACCCGCAAGGAGTTCGACCTGCTCGCGCTGCTCGCGGCGCGCCCCGGCGTGGTGTTCCGGCGGGAGCAGATCATCAGCGAGGTGTGGCGCAGCAGTTGGGAGGGTACGGGCCGGACCCTGGAGGTCCACATCGCCTCCCTGCGCAGCAAGCTCGGTCTGCCCGCGCTCATCGAGACGGTGCGGGGCGTCGGCTATCGCCTCGTGCCCCCGCCGGCCGGCTGA
- a CDS encoding HAMP domain-containing sensor histidine kinase — translation MRTRLLPLLIVLMAGMLLALGFPLADRIAGQEQQHVIVDRIDDTARFASLAQYVSSRNEARPPSEDERLRALQEELRRYHDLYGIRAGVYYRDRTAMAAAPAGWRAMAGAEGERAYSESLAGRRSHDPPQVWPWQQHRLTVASPVVRDGDVVAVVVTESPTGAMRSRTLTGWLWLGAGIAAAMTAAVAVAYRLTGWVLKPVRVLDKATHDIATGRLKSRVAAAGGPPELRRLAGSFNEMADNVEDVLERQRTFVADASHQLRNPLSALLLRIELLRLEAPHAAAEIESVQAEGTRLARVLDDLLDLALAEHSPADLRVTDVARLAAERVASWRPLAGGHDVRLFLSGVPAVTGWADPVALSSALDAVVDNAVKFSPRGGEVEVRVDADGDEVTVVVADGGPGLTDEELGRIGDRFWRSGRHQNVSGSGLGLSIVRALLAAGGGRISYERNEPRGLRVTIAVPRNAPEGGGRDLPDGG, via the coding sequence ATGCGTACCCGGCTGCTCCCCCTGCTCATCGTGCTCATGGCAGGCATGCTGCTCGCGCTCGGCTTTCCGCTCGCCGACCGCATCGCCGGGCAGGAGCAGCAGCACGTGATCGTGGACCGTATCGACGACACCGCCCGTTTCGCGTCCCTCGCGCAGTACGTCTCCTCCCGCAACGAGGCCCGCCCGCCGTCGGAGGACGAGCGGCTGCGCGCGCTGCAGGAGGAGCTGCGCCGGTATCACGACCTCTACGGCATCCGCGCCGGCGTCTACTACCGCGATCGCACCGCGATGGCCGCCGCCCCCGCGGGCTGGCGGGCCATGGCCGGCGCCGAGGGCGAGCGGGCCTACTCCGAGTCCCTGGCGGGCCGCCGCAGCCACGACCCCCCGCAGGTGTGGCCCTGGCAGCAGCACAGGCTGACGGTCGCCTCCCCGGTCGTACGGGACGGGGACGTGGTCGCCGTCGTGGTCACCGAATCGCCCACCGGGGCCATGCGCTCGCGCACCCTCACCGGCTGGCTCTGGCTCGGCGCCGGCATCGCCGCGGCGATGACGGCCGCGGTGGCGGTGGCGTACCGGCTGACCGGCTGGGTGCTCAAGCCGGTGCGCGTGCTCGACAAGGCCACGCACGACATCGCCACCGGCCGGCTGAAGTCCCGCGTCGCCGCCGCCGGCGGGCCGCCGGAGCTGCGCCGCCTCGCCGGTTCCTTCAACGAGATGGCCGACAACGTCGAGGACGTGCTGGAGCGGCAGCGCACCTTCGTCGCCGACGCCTCCCACCAGCTCCGCAACCCACTGTCCGCGCTGCTGCTGCGCATCGAGCTGCTGCGCCTGGAGGCGCCGCACGCCGCCGCGGAGATCGAGTCGGTGCAGGCGGAGGGCACCCGGCTGGCCCGGGTCCTGGACGACCTGCTGGACCTGGCGCTGGCCGAGCACTCGCCCGCCGACCTGCGGGTGACCGACGTGGCCCGGCTGGCGGCCGAGCGGGTCGCGAGCTGGCGTCCGCTGGCCGGGGGACACGACGTACGGCTGTTCCTGTCCGGCGTCCCGGCCGTGACCGGCTGGGCGGACCCGGTGGCGCTGTCCAGCGCGCTGGACGCGGTGGTGGACAACGCCGTGAAGTTCTCGCCGCGGGGCGGCGAGGTGGAGGTGCGGGTGGACGCGGACGGCGACGAGGTGACGGTCGTGGTCGCCGACGGCGGGCCGGGGCTCACCGACGAGGAGCTGGGCCGCATCGGCGACCGCTTCTGGCGCAGCGGACGGCATCAGAACGTCTCCGGCTCGGGTCTGGGGCTGTCCATCGTCCGGGCGCTGCTCGCGGCGGGCGGGGGACGTATCTCGTATGAACGTAACGAGCCGAGGGGGCTCCGGGTGACGATCGCGGTGCCGCGGAACGCGCCGGAGGGCGGCGGGCGGGATCTGCCGGACGGGGGCTAG
- a CDS encoding AI-2E family transporter: MPPWLPRAIVLALALVACFHVAEWAFHELYGLLINIVVAFFIGLACEPAVDRLAARGMRRGTATALVFLGVLAAAAAFIAALGSLVADQIRLIVENFPDYVESLVEWINEQFGTELRVDDLQQDFLKSDTVRDYLQRSADNVWGISTTVLGGLFTALTVVLFAFYFTAEGPRLRRAICSVLPPARQAEVLRAWEIAVAKTGGYLYSRGLMAIVSGVAHYIVMLLLDVPYAPALAVWVGVVSQFVPTVGTYIAGSLPILLAFTVGPWTALWLLGFVILYQQFENYLLQPRITARTVDVHPAVAFGSVVAGAALLGAVGALIAIPATATLQAFLSAYVRRYEVDERVHDDRPRRRRGGPVRLARMRTTLRRHPRRASGGDSGGDSRKNSGQDPGGPSGDAPRDT; the protein is encoded by the coding sequence ATGCCCCCCTGGCTGCCCCGCGCGATAGTGCTCGCGCTGGCCCTGGTCGCCTGCTTCCACGTCGCGGAATGGGCCTTCCACGAGCTGTACGGGCTGCTGATCAACATCGTGGTGGCCTTCTTCATCGGGCTGGCCTGCGAGCCCGCCGTCGACCGCCTCGCCGCCCGCGGCATGCGCCGCGGCACCGCGACCGCGCTCGTCTTCCTCGGCGTGCTGGCGGCCGCCGCGGCGTTCATCGCCGCCCTCGGTTCGCTGGTCGCCGACCAGATCCGGCTGATCGTCGAGAACTTCCCGGACTACGTCGAGTCCCTCGTGGAGTGGATCAACGAGCAGTTCGGCACCGAACTGCGCGTGGACGACCTCCAGCAGGACTTCCTGAAGTCCGACACCGTACGCGACTACCTGCAGCGCAGCGCCGACAACGTCTGGGGCATCTCCACCACCGTCCTCGGCGGCCTGTTCACCGCGCTGACGGTGGTGCTCTTCGCCTTCTACTTCACCGCCGAGGGTCCGCGGCTGCGCCGCGCGATCTGCTCCGTACTGCCGCCCGCGCGGCAGGCCGAGGTGCTGCGGGCCTGGGAGATCGCGGTCGCCAAGACCGGCGGCTACCTGTACTCGCGCGGCCTGATGGCGATCGTCTCGGGCGTGGCGCACTACATCGTGATGCTGCTGCTGGACGTGCCGTACGCGCCCGCGCTCGCGGTGTGGGTGGGGGTCGTCTCGCAGTTCGTGCCGACCGTGGGCACGTACATCGCCGGATCCCTGCCGATCCTGCTGGCGTTCACCGTCGGGCCGTGGACCGCGCTCTGGCTGCTCGGGTTTGTGATCCTCTACCAGCAGTTCGAGAACTACCTGCTGCAGCCGAGGATCACCGCGCGGACCGTGGACGTCCACCCCGCCGTGGCCTTCGGCTCGGTCGTCGCCGGCGCGGCGCTGCTGGGCGCGGTCGGCGCGCTGATCGCGATCCCGGCGACGGCGACGCTGCAGGCGTTCCTCTCCGCGTACGTACGCCGCTACGAGGTCGACGAACGCGTCCACGACGACCGGCCCAGGCGCCGCCGCGGCGGCCCCGTCCGGCTCGCCAGGATGCGCACCACGCTGCGGCGCCACCCCCGCAGAGCGTCCGGTGGGGACTCCGGCGGGGACTCCCGCAAGAACTCCGGCCAGGACCCCGGCGGGCCGTCCGGCGACGCCCCCCGCGACACCTAG
- a CDS encoding DUF3046 domain-containing protein, which translates to MRLTVFWQRMRDYFGEPYVDSFARDHVMSELGGRTVHEALDAGWDARDVWRGVCAAMDIPGEMR; encoded by the coding sequence ATGCGGTTGACGGTCTTCTGGCAGCGGATGCGCGACTACTTCGGCGAGCCCTACGTCGACTCCTTCGCCCGCGACCACGTGATGTCCGAGCTGGGCGGCCGTACGGTCCACGAGGCGCTGGACGCCGGGTGGGACGCGCGCGACGTCTGGCGCGGGGTGTGCGCGGCGATGGACATCCCGGGGGAGATGCGCTGA
- a CDS encoding AzlD domain-containing protein: MTTWLAIGLTFAGCYAVKLLGLSVPSGALERPLVRRLAALLPVALLAALTAQQTFADGTALVLDARAAGLGAAGVALLLRAPFLLVVTAAVVVTAAVRAVSA, encoded by the coding sequence GTGACCACCTGGCTTGCGATCGGGCTGACCTTCGCCGGCTGCTACGCCGTCAAGCTGCTCGGCCTCTCCGTGCCCTCGGGCGCCCTGGAGCGCCCCCTCGTGCGGCGCCTGGCCGCCCTGCTGCCCGTCGCCCTGCTGGCGGCGCTCACCGCGCAGCAGACCTTCGCCGACGGCACGGCGCTGGTCCTCGACGCCCGCGCCGCGGGCCTGGGGGCCGCCGGCGTCGCGCTGCTGCTGCGGGCGCCGTTCCTGCTCGTCGTGACCGCCGCCGTGGTCGTCACGGCGGCGGTACGGGCCGTGAGCGCCTGA